Sequence from the Pelotomaculum isophthalicicum JI genome:
GTGGTTCTATGTGAACGGGGGATTCGCACTTATGAAATTGCCACACGTAATACCCTGGACTTGAGTGCTGTTCCCGTAGTTAAAGGGCAGAGCCACCTCCCGGTGATAGTGGACCCCAGTCACGCGACCGGAGAGCGCAAGTTAGTGGCTCCCATGGCCAGGGCAGCGGTGGCGGCCGGTGCGGACGGCCTGCTTATCGAGGTCCATCCGGAGCCCGACAAGGCGCTAAGTGACGGCCCGCAGTCACTTACCCCTGAAGACTTCAGTTCCTTAATGGCAGAACTGAGAAAAGTAGCTACCGCAGTAGGACGTCATATTAAGTAGAGTCAGGTATGAATCGGACGGTTGTGACTCAAATTAGGCGACAGGCTTATGCCTTCGCCTTCATGTTTTTCAGGATGAGCAAACCAATTACGAGCGCGGCAATAATAGTGACTGTGTTTAAAACCCAACGGTTATCAGTGAGCTTTGGGTGGTAATTTGCATTTATGCTTTCCTGTCCGGGTTGAATGACCGCCAGTTTATTTTTATCAATAAGTTGCGAGAAATGGCTCAGATCATACTGGGGTGCCTTACCGTCAGGGTTCCCGTACCACAACGTGTAGCTTCCGGTCCGTAAATCCGCGAGGATTTTCGGGGAATCTCCCCAAACGACCACGCTTTCCACATTTAACGGCGGGTTGTCCTGGTTATTGACCGCCAGTTTTACATATCTCCCCATGTTCCGGTTAACGGTAAGCTTGTTTTTCAGAGCTTCGTAATCGGTCCACTTGTGCTGGTAAATCCTCTCTGAGCCAATCCGGTTCCAGTTGCTGCCGTCATTGCTGTCATAATATTCTACGAGACGGTCAAAATTTATCCCGTTCACCTGCAGATCGATATGATTGATCTCGTATCCCTTGGTCCCCAGGTCAAGGAGCAGTTCAGTCTTGTTGGTTTTCGGGTCAGTCCTGTTTGTAATCAAGGTTGCCGGCACGGTAATCTCCGGGCGGCCGCCGGAAGGGTCCGGGCCTTTATATTTTATCGACGAGTTCTGTACGAGTGATTGAACGTCAGGGCGAACGTACTTTATTCTTGCGTCGCGGATAGTCAACGGTTCCTTGCCCCGGCAATCAATGCTTACTTTCATATAACGAAAACTGGCGGGGAAATAATTCAGGTCGTTCTGCCTATTGTTGGGGTAAACGCAAAAGACTTTTACAGTGCCGACGAGATTCCAGGTCCGGTTGTCCTCGCTACCTTCGATTTTAACGTCGCGCAGGTAGTCCTCTTTGCTTTCGAGATCCAGCACGATGCGGTTGTGAAGATTGTTTCCGTTTTGCACATCCAAAGTGACGGAGGAAAATTCATTTGGCCGGACAACCTTATCAATTAGCTGCGCCGGGTATGTTTTTTCTTGATCCGGTTCCGGCTGCAAAATTTGATAGGGCACTTCCTGTCCCTCTCCGTCGGAAAGCCTGATGTCCGCCAGGTCGTCCCGGGTATGTCTAAGCACTTCCTGGTCTAGGTCAATTAAAGCAAAGCCGTCATTTACCGGCTGTACTTGCTTGTTATATTGCCAGCTTTGGGTTTGCAAGCCGGCGCAGGCTGGAAAAGCCAGTAAAAATATGATTGCGGTGGCGAGAAAAATCCTCCTGGTCATTTTTCCACCTCTTTCTCTTTGCGCTGGTAAGCAAAAGATACTCCAACCAGAATGGCCCCCACGGTAAGAAGGATGACCACGCGGAAAACCATAGCCAGGTTGCTTAAATCAAACAGCATGATCTTGGAGACGGTGAGACCGAATAAAGCAAGGGAGATAAAGCGGAACCCCTTGATGTCTCTGACCATGCCGACTGTTATTATAATTACGGCAAGGGCGGCCCATGATAGGGACACCGCGAAACTGTTCTGGATGCCCAGTTTAAAATGGTAAACGGCGGTGACTGCTTCCCAACTAATCTGCTTGAGGGCGAGCCCTGTACCGAGCACAGCGGCGGGCCAGATGATAATTTTTCC
This genomic interval carries:
- a CDS encoding DUF3999 family protein is translated as MTRRIFLATAIIFLLAFPACAGLQTQSWQYNKQVQPVNDGFALIDLDQEVLRHTRDDLADIRLSDGEGQEVPYQILQPEPDQEKTYPAQLIDKVVRPNEFSSVTLDVQNGNNLHNRIVLDLESKEDYLRDVKIEGSEDNRTWNLVGTVKVFCVYPNNRQNDLNYFPASFRYMKVSIDCRGKEPLTIRDARIKYVRPDVQSLVQNSSIKYKGPDPSGGRPEITVPATLITNRTDPKTNKTELLLDLGTKGYEINHIDLQVNGINFDRLVEYYDSNDGSNWNRIGSERIYQHKWTDYEALKNKLTVNRNMGRYVKLAVNNQDNPPLNVESVVVWGDSPKILADLRTGSYTLWYGNPDGKAPQYDLSHFSQLIDKNKLAVIQPGQESINANYHPKLTDNRWVLNTVTIIAALVIGLLILKNMKAKA